A region of the Falco biarmicus isolate bFalBia1 chromosome 10, bFalBia1.pri, whole genome shotgun sequence genome:
GAGCAGCAAGATGCCAGCTCCCTCCTCAGCACCGACCACTTGCGTAACCCCAGCAGCAAAAGCGGTGCCACCCCGGAGAACCAGAGGAGGAaaccaccccacagcacccaggctgtTCTCAGAGCACCACGCCACACTCCACGCCGCCACCTCGCGCAGGGCAGCACCACTTCAGTTGGGTGCAAACGGTCAGGCACCCTCAGAGGaacatggaaagaaatggacctgctgcctcctcttctGTTCTGCACACAGGGCAACCTTTATAGCTGGTCTGACATGAACATGGTCCCaaatggggagaagaaaaatgctgctgaaaagatCCAAGTCCACCGAATGGAGAGCAAAGAGGGGAAAGTgcccctgcttcccaggagaCTGCTCTGGCCCCAGCCATGAGAAGCCATGCGGTAACTCCTCACATGAACATGTCGTCATAGCCTGGAGGGGGAAGGTGGTCAGGATCTggcctggaaaaaaattcaaagcagagTCAAACCAGGAGCGAGAGCTCAGTCCCACAGCAACAGGAATGAGCCAAGAGCTCCAGgggcagcccagagagcaggctGGGGATACCAGGCATGGCCAAGTACCTACCCGGATCTACCAGCCCCTAACGGGCCAAAGGGGTCGAATCTGGCACCTGGTGGAACTGCTCCCGGGGGAAGCCGGCCAGGGATGCCTGACGATGGGTCAATGCCAGGCTGTGGGAAGCCAGACCGGAGAGGATCCACGATCATTCCCCCAGTCCGACCTCTGgggagagaaaggcagagaaggagaTGAGACTGGCACCAATGAGAGAGAAGCAAAGCACGACCCTGTGCCAAACCTCTGCTGCAGGAATTCTGAACATCTGAACGTGGGGCTAAGCAGACACATGGCCTGTGGGAGGAAAGCACCCCTAACCCACTGCAAGACGGGCCAGGACAAGCCAGTGAGGCAAGCCCATGGCAGAAAGACAGAGAGCCCTtcatgtgtgtacatgtgcaCGTGTAAGAGTGCTGAGGCACATCTCATCCTTGTCCTGTGGaggctgctgtctgcagcaggaAGAAACCCAAATGCACCacatcctgctcctgcccaggcttACACAGCCCTGCAAACCTGCCCGCATTACGCCGCAACACAAGGTCTGGGGCAGCATGCGAATCATGGCTCATCATCATGCTAAGGTGGGAGTCTTATGGCTGCAGAGTATATGCCCAAGCCACGGCACCAGCAAATACCCAGGTCTTGGGCACCGCAGTGCCAGCATCCCCCAAAGCCTAGCTGGAGACAGGCACAGGGACACAACAGCTCTCACCCACCTGCCTTCCTCTGAGCCAACGCCAAAACAGAGACTCggagcagcagagaggcagcttccctcttcccccagttcctACAAGGAGCCATTTAGGGCATCAGCAATGGCTGGTAAGTCCCAGGGGGCTGCTGACCGTCCCCTGTGGCATCAGACCCGCTGGCCCTCGCTGCCGGCTCATACTCCTGTCCCCGCTCTCCCGGGTAAGCAGAATGTCCTGCCCTGCGCAGTGTCGCAAGAACTCGTGGACTGGGCCAGGGCTCCTGCCAGCCTTTCCAAAGAACTGCCTGGAAGTCATTTGCTGACCACGGTGGCTCCTCGGAGCTGCCCCATGCTGTGAGTGCCATTCCTCATGGTCGGCTTTGTGCAAACTCGGCTGGAGCCTCTGGACACTGCTCCCGTCATACAAGTCATTAACAACCGTGCTAATGAGTTCCATTACGCCAGGCCGGCTGCCCAAAGTGCCCCAAGACAGCCGGGCCCCATGAGCATATGCCTGGGAGTCTGGGTCTCCAGCCTCAGCGCTGGCAGGTGTCAGTGCACAAATCTGCTTCCATTTACAACCTTTATTTGTCATTTACAGAGAAACTTCTGATGAAGGGCTGGAGGCAGTGAGAGAAACATGGGGACAGCCCCCCAGCTGAACCCCCTCTCCTTGTGCTATCAGGTTTCCTTCCAGCCACACAGGCTCCAGGCCTCTCCTTCCAGCCGGGCAGGAGGTAGCTGGTCCTTTTCTAGCCAAACCCATGGAGAACCAAGTCttgcaagaggggaaaaaatgccatCCCCACAGGAAAGTGGTTCTAAAGAGGactcccctgggctgcaggatgCTCTGCAACAACTCTTAAGAGCTGGTTTTTGTCTGACTATGTGCTTTTAACTGGAATGGAAGATGACAGGTTCTCCTTGCCTGACCAAACCGAAGAGTGAGAGATGTATCTGTGAAGATCAGtcccccagccagcctgctTCTGCCCACCTTCCTCTGGAGTGCCTCAGACAGCCGGGAGGCTCAAAACCAGGACTCGAGAATCTGTGGACTCGGGTTTAAGCctccccttctccaggctgctgggctCTAGACACAGCAGCtggtaacattttaaattagaGGCTTACATTCACTTAACGATGTATTCAGCTTTGATTTACTGAAGGAATTACTGCATGTTAAATGAATACAAGCTGATTATTAAACAGACACAGATTGCAACCTATCATCTATGCAAGAGACGGGATCTTATTACGATATTAGAACCATATTGAGGTTTAGCAACTGTCAATTGGTCCCTTGTAATTTGCACTGAGCAACTGTCCCATCCTCATCCGCACTCAGAGACACTTCACCGGACGCCTGAGCCAGGAGGATTCCAGCTACTCCAGAGGCCTCCAGCCATGCCCTCCCACCccaagggcagagcaggggatgCTCCCTGGGCACAAAAAGCATGACCTCTCCCAGCCATACTCACCCAAAAGGGTCCAGGTCTTCCCCACCAACAGCAAAGGGGCTCAAGGGGGAAGGCCTGAAACACAGAACACAGCGAGACGTTCAGTGAAGGGGAGACCGGCTGTGTGGAGCGAGCAGCAGTGAGCACCAGGCAGGGCAGTGCAGCCACCATGACTGCCGCTGCTGTGCTCATGGGTGCTCTCCCATGGCAAGCACTGCAGCACCCAAAGGGCCCTGGGACCTGCAGGACCCTGTGTGAACAGGCGGGCGTTGGGAGCTATCCCGTGCGTAGGACACAGAATTCCCTGCTCCAGGGTGCAGCTGGGTGTGGACACCGGTGCGCATGGCAGGCTTGCGGGAAGCCTGCTGAGATGAAGGGGGCCCTGCTGTTCCTACTGCTCTGGGCCGAGCTGTCTGTGGACACTGGGAGTTTCCATGCCAGGGGCTCCCTGAGCGCTGCCGGGCTAGGCCAGGCTCTCCAGCACGTCACAGCCAGAGACACAATGACAGTCCTGCTTCCAGGAGTGCAAGGACAGTGGGGCGGtgagcctgcagccagctgtcACATCTCCTTGCCAACAATATGTGCCAATAACATGGTTTCAGAGCcttgcccagctccagcctgtcTGCCCAGGCCTCCCCAAGGAGCATCTCGCACCCTGAGCGCCAGCAGACAGCAGTGGGGTTAAAGAAACAAGAGGTGACACGCAAGGCAGAAGCCACAGCCGGTCCTCAAGAGATGGCACAGCCACTGCAGTGTCTCTGACTTCCAACCAAAGGGGATTACAGcttggggtgtgggggggacCCTGCCTGCCACATACAAGGGATGGCTGGGCACAGAAGGGCCAGGGAGGGATGGTGAAGCAGGTGCCAtgtttcccttctccccaccttTGCCAGCAAAGGGTTTCAAAGGGAAAGCGGGGTAAGGAGAGCAAGAAGAGGTCTCTGTTCTCCCCCACACCTCCTGCGCCTTGCCCCAAGCCCCAGCTGGGTGCACCTTCCTGGGAGGGCAGCTCTACCTCCCACAGCAGGCAGGAAGCTTAGAGGCAGCCCTGGCTCCACGCCAAGTGAAGGCAGAGCTCTGcaccccccacacaccctcTCCCCTCTGCCATGAGCACTGACCCCACGGCTCTTCTAGAGCCCACAGCATGAACTGACACCCAGCACTCTGCTGTCCCTCCTGAAGCCTGCTTGGCCCCACAATGGCATCGTCCTTCCCACTGccatccctgctctgcccagtcccccagccagcacagagcagggccTCCCCTCCTTCCACCTCACACCTTCCCACCAGCCCTGCATGCTGCCCTCAGAGCTTCCTGGGTCTGTAGGTCTCCAGCTACACCCCCAGCAACGCCAAAGGAGGGTAAAACCAACACACAGCTCCAGAACAGGCCACCCCTCAGCGAGCAACCTAAATCAAACCCAAGCATTCAGTCAATGAGGCTGAAACTGGCTGGGGAGGGTTTGGATCCTCATCACTCCCCATCCCACGCGTGCCAGATGGGAGACCAGAGgtgtaacctgcagagctgtgccaggacCATGTCTTGTCTAATGGACCATCAGCAGCCACCCACCCTTTACTCACCAGGACGGTGCTCTTGTCCCTGCTGGGTGGTGGTGAGGGACTCTGAGGGGGTCGTCATCCTGGTGCAACTCCGGATCCTTCTTCTTAGCCTCAGGTTCCTTTTTGGCCTTTTCTGTGGGGGCCCCAAGGGGAGCAATGATGCCTGAAGCAATCCTTGTTCTCAGCTCCTCAGTGTTCTTGTACAccctgcagggaggagaggcaaggtggtgggctggggagacCACAGCACCTGGGCATGAGGTGCTGGACAGGCTGCGAGAGGGGTGGTGAGGGGACAGACAAGCTCAAAGCATCTCTGGCACAAAATGCATCCCCAGTCGGCAGCAGAGAGGGGACAGAAAAGGGTAACAGCACACAGTGGCACCAAAGCCCTCACCCCATTTAAGATGGCGAAGGGCCACCCAGCCCAGGGGACTCCCTTTTGTGCTGTGGCCACATATTGACCAGTTTGCACTGGAGGAAAGCACAGCACATGGCACTGGTCTTCAGCAAGGCCACAGGGCGTGTGGGACACAGTTGAAGCTGTAGCACCACTGAACAGTGTCCACCCAGCACAGACAGGCAGGCAGTGAGGCAGTGCTCTTCAAATAAATAGTGCCAAGGTGGCCTGGCCTGTTCCCAGGTGGGGTGGCTCTCCCCTGGGCTCTGACCCATGGTCCCACTATCCCCTAAATCTCCCTTGCCTGCCAGcagtgcaggaggcagcaggggagggagcTCTGGCTGCATTTCAGGGCTGGCTGGTCTGCCCTTGGGTTTGTACTATGGAGGAAAGTCCTCCAGGTTCCTCCTAACCTGGtctctgcccccctccccacactgGTCGGACAGAATATACCAGACAACTGAGATTACCTGTGGAAATCATCCAGGTGCTCTGGATTGACATAGTCCGCCACTGCCAAGGTCACATCTGCTACCTTCTGAGAACTGCAATCCTAGCAAAAGATAAGTAGAGCATGGAAtcagcagcctggcagagctgggaatgggggaaggagcaggtataagcagagctgggggcttGGGACACAAGGAACAGGCTCACTTGCTTCCTGCTATGTCCCTGTGCTGTGCCCGAATCTCCAGGAGCAAACTCCAGCGTACAGCGAggctctccctgctccctcccccagTCTGGGCTGCAAAGGGTGAAAGACTGAGCAAAACCACCCTGGGCAGGTGCTTGCTTGGGACAGCAGGAGATCTGCGGAAAATTCCTTAGCTGGGAAAGGGACAGAAATGGGACAACTCCTGGGCCAGAGTGTGGCAAGGCAAACTGCATCACTCCCCTGATGCAGCCAGTGTTTGACCAGTTTCAGGCTGGGCCACATCTCCTGCTGCACAGGCAGTCCCTAACACTCCCTGGGTCTGCCCCATCCTGAGGGACAAACACCGCTGCAACGTAGAACAAGTAACAGCAAAAATTTAAGAAATGGGCCCTGCTGTTCTTCGCAGCCACTGCTCCCAAAGGACCCCAAACCCACCAGAACCAGTGTGGGCACTCACCATGATGTTGAGGATCATACTGTCTTCCACCATGAtggccttcagcagcagctcacgGGCATCATCCACGGACTTGTAGCGCAGTGTGTATACCTCCTTGTTGGCTTCCCAGccggcaggcagcagctctgactTCCTTTCATCAGGACCTGGCTACAACAGAACAGATGTACTGCTGAGACCCTGCCCACGAGCTCAGCACacggcagggctgcagggacctgTCTTGGCTGCACAGAGCGATCCAGGAGGGGATCTAGGTCTCTGGGAGTGGATCTAGGTCTCCAGGAGGGAATCTCTCAGCGCCTTCCAGGTTTTGACTGCAGAAGCAGGGCTTTATTTCCTAAAGGCTGGCCCTGCCTGCTTGCCAGCCTCCCAccctgtccctgtgccagcacaggAGGGACACAGCCACCCACTGCTGAGCAGGACCAGGCAACGAAGACCCAGACTGGGGGATGACGCTCTTCCCTGCCTGGCACCTCCTGGCTTCCCAGCACAGGAcagggctgcctggggcagcagggaggccaTCATCCTGTCTGTCCCGGCTCCACAGTGGTGCTGCCGGGGGGCACTGCCCCACACTGTCCTCTCCCCCGGTACTGGGGGGTTTCTCTGCCAAGGCAGTGTCCTGGACCTCCCCCAGCACTGTgccaccctcccaccccaccagaCCCCTGCCTCAGCCCTGGGTCCAGCACCAGACTGGCCCCCCAGCGCTGGGACACCCCAGCACCCCATTTCTTCCCCAGCACTGCACTGGGCACCCCCGTTTTGGCATGGGGCTCTCCCACAGCACCGAGCTCCCCCCAGCACCTGACTGGCGCCCCTCCTGGTACCGGCACCCCCCACCTCCCGCTtcgccccctgccccgggaacccccgcagcccccgccagcagcactggggccCCTCGGACCCCGCACCGACCCGGCTGGCCCCTCCCCCGCCCGGCAGCGGGCGCCGCGCTCGGCCCAGCGGCGCCGGCAAGCGGCGCTAGGAAAGGCCGGGGCTCGGCCGCGGCCTCCGCGGCGCaggagcccggcccggcccgtaCCTGGTCGCCCGCGCCGAGGCAGCGGTAGCCGTGCCGGACCAGCTCCCAGTGCACGCCGCAGATGAGCGCGTCCTGCGGGCGGGAGACTGCGGCCCGCGCCCAGGCgtacagcagctccagccccgcCATGGCCGCTGCGCACGGAGCAGGCGCGGCCGGCCCGGCCGGTGGGGAGCGGCCCAGCAGGGCCCGGGCACCGGAGCGCggccgcggcgggcagcggagcggcggggcggggccgggccgggccgcccctcACTAGAGGGCCCCGTCGCCTGCGCAGGGCCCGGGGACTCTGGCcgcgggggggcccgggggcTAACGGGAGTTCTCCCCCCGGGAAGTCCAGTGTGTCCGCAGCGGGAGGGAGGGGCCTCGCCGAGGGGTCTCTGTCCGCTGGCAGCTCTGAGCGGGGCCGGACACCCGCCCCGCTCCAGCCTGTGGGTTAGGGTCTGCCCgaccctccttccctgcccctgccccttccctaGGGCCTGTCCTtgtccagcccctgccccttGCCCCTGTCCCTTGTCCCTGCCCAGTCCTTGCCCCTGCCCCTTGCCCGTGTCCCTGCCCTtgcccctgtccctgtccctgcccctggctctTC
Encoded here:
- the PSMF1 gene encoding proteasome inhibitor PI31 subunit produces the protein MAGLELLYAWARAAVSRPQDALICGVHWELVRHGYRCLGAGDQPGPDERKSELLPAGWEANKEVYTLRYKSVDDARELLLKAIMVEDSMILNIMDCSSQKVADVTLAVADYVNPEHLDDFHRVYKNTEELRTRIASGIIAPLGAPTEKAKKEPEAKKKDPELHQDDDPLRVPHHHPAGTRAPSWPSPLSPFAVGGEDLDPFGGRTGGMIVDPLRSGFPQPGIDPSSGIPGRLPPGAVPPGARFDPFGPLGAGRSGPDPDHLPPPGYDDMFM